One genomic region from Sphingobacterium multivorum encodes:
- a CDS encoding class I SAM-dependent methyltransferase: MNELETYFRNNNAKLINKWMHYFDIYDRHFSRFKGKEIVVLEVGVFQGGSLQMWKNYFGDRAKIYGIDINPHCKELEEENVEIFIGSQSDRKFLRQVKESIPPIDILIDDGGHTMKQQIVTFEELFDHVKDSGVYLCEDLHTSYQVFYGGGHKRNGTFIEYSKNFIDYINAYHSEQRGLKVNGFTRSVESLHYYDSILVVEKHRRDEAPIHMKTGAATVKDFNAAPTGFDGLKWKIKKPALTVINKLLRFFRIGGFMWR, translated from the coding sequence ATGAACGAGTTAGAAACTTATTTCCGAAATAATAATGCGAAGCTAATCAATAAATGGATGCATTATTTCGATATATACGACAGACATTTTAGTCGTTTCAAAGGCAAAGAGATCGTGGTGTTGGAAGTTGGGGTTTTTCAGGGTGGAAGTCTGCAGATGTGGAAGAACTATTTCGGTGATCGTGCAAAAATATACGGTATAGACATTAATCCGCACTGTAAGGAACTCGAAGAAGAAAATGTCGAGATCTTTATTGGTTCGCAGTCCGACCGGAAGTTTCTGCGTCAGGTAAAGGAATCTATTCCGCCTATCGATATATTGATTGATGATGGGGGCCATACGATGAAACAACAGATTGTGACATTTGAGGAGCTTTTTGATCATGTGAAAGACAGTGGTGTATACCTTTGTGAAGATTTACATACATCTTACCAGGTATTTTATGGTGGTGGCCATAAAAGGAACGGCACTTTTATTGAGTATAGTAAAAATTTTATTGATTACATCAATGCTTACCATTCCGAGCAACGCGGATTGAAGGTCAACGGATTTACGCGTTCGGTAGAGTCTCTACACTACTATGATAGCATCCTGGTGGTGGAGAAACATCGAAGGGATGAAGCGCCGATACATATGAAAACAGGGGCGGCGACAGTGAAAGATTTCAATGCGGCCCCCACAGGATTCGATGGATTAAAATGGAAGATTAAGAAACCTGCTTTAACCGTGATCAACAAGTTGCTCCGCTTTTTCCGTATTGGCGGATTTATGTGGCGCTAA
- a CDS encoding DUF4230 domain-containing protein — protein MGKFLKFLIIVAILAVGAWFVYHKYNSGPTVESKHQLLVDRIEAMGKLELVKYRYSDVVEHKNVNTFLPDASVLLIVKADAVGCVNLTKLSPEDITVLGDSVSIKLPAPEICYIKIDHEASKVYDTKMAFLREAELVDEAYKAAEKAVADDVKKSDILQQTKANATTVFKPLLQGLGFSKINLTFE, from the coding sequence ATGGGAAAATTTTTAAAATTTTTAATTATCGTAGCCATTTTGGCAGTGGGCGCTTGGTTTGTGTATCATAAATATAACAGCGGACCGACAGTGGAAAGCAAACATCAGCTGTTGGTGGACCGCATTGAAGCCATGGGAAAACTGGAATTGGTTAAATACCGCTACAGTGATGTTGTGGAGCACAAAAACGTGAACACTTTTTTACCGGATGCAAGTGTATTACTCATCGTGAAAGCAGATGCTGTAGGCTGTGTGAATCTGACGAAACTTAGTCCGGAAGATATCACGGTTTTGGGGGATTCGGTCTCCATCAAATTGCCGGCTCCTGAAATTTGTTATATCAAGATCGACCACGAGGCGTCCAAAGTCTATGATACGAAAATGGCTTTCTTGCGCGAAGCAGAGCTCGTGGATGAAGCTTATAAAGCTGCAGAAAAAGCTGTTGCTGATGATGTAAAGAAATCGGATATCCTGCAGCAGACCAAGGCCAATGCAACCACCGTTTTTAAACCGCTCTTACAGGGATTGGGATTTTCGAAAATCAATCTGACCTTCGAATAG
- a CDS encoding response regulator transcription factor, which translates to MIQIVLVDDHHLVRSGFRLILETQDDITVLADVESAEAALDVLKINQRPDMILTDINMGEMGGIALIDFVKQKYPDIKILALTMENDKHIAADVLRAGADGYLVKDSSCDEVLFGIRQVAKGEKYISGSLSVSCLKDYKNFADRAPDLNRVLLKYDISERELHVLELIAQGYTNGEIAARIFLSKRTVEGHRQKLIEKTNTKNTAGLVSFGFHHMLLH; encoded by the coding sequence ATGATTCAGATAGTCCTTGTCGACGACCATCATTTGGTAAGAAGTGGTTTTCGGCTGATTTTAGAAACGCAAGATGACATTACTGTTTTGGCTGATGTTGAAAGTGCTGAAGCAGCCTTAGATGTATTAAAAATCAATCAGCGACCAGATATGATCCTTACTGATATTAATATGGGTGAAATGGGCGGAATAGCCCTCATTGATTTCGTTAAACAGAAATACCCCGATATAAAAATCCTTGCCTTGACGATGGAAAATGACAAACACATTGCCGCAGATGTATTGCGTGCTGGAGCAGATGGCTATTTAGTGAAAGATAGTAGTTGTGATGAGGTACTTTTTGGTATACGGCAGGTTGCCAAAGGAGAAAAATATATCAGTGGTTCCTTAAGTGTTTCCTGCCTTAAAGATTATAAAAACTTTGCGGACAGAGCTCCAGACCTAAACCGTGTTCTGTTAAAATATGATATTTCAGAACGCGAATTGCATGTCTTGGAACTCATCGCTCAGGGATACACCAACGGCGAAATTGCAGCGCGTATTTTTTTGAGCAAACGTACGGTAGAAGGGCACCGACAGAAACTGATCGAGAAAACGAATACAAAAAATACAGCTGGTCTTGTCAGCTTCGGTTTTCATCACATGCTCTTACATTGA
- a CDS encoding Rho termination factor N-terminal domain-containing protein yields MNTTKSSSHTTAKGQSQSSNANKEKKSATTAGKSASASKGSQNGSSDKTKAELLEMAKKMEITGRHDMTKDELAKAIEKQGKK; encoded by the coding sequence ATGAATACAACAAAAAGTTCAAGCCATACGACTGCCAAAGGGCAATCGCAAAGCAGCAACGCTAACAAAGAAAAAAAATCAGCGACAACAGCAGGAAAAAGTGCTTCAGCGTCTAAAGGATCGCAAAACGGAAGTTCTGATAAAACCAAAGCTGAACTCTTGGAAATGGCAAAGAAAATGGAGATCACTGGGCGTCACGATATGACGAAAGATGAACTTGCTAAAGCCATTGAGAAGCAGGGCAAAAAATAG
- a CDS encoding type 1 glutamine amidotransferase domain-containing protein, producing MENLKNKRIAILVTDGFEEIELTSPREALENAGAKTDIISPAKGKVRAKNGDEWSTDYPVDVALQEAEENRYDGLLLPGGVINPDKLRTNKTAIALINAFWERDKPIAAICHGPQLLINADLVRDKKITSVEAIQMDLINAGALWEDSEVVIDDKLITSRTPDDLPAFNKAIIKAFATEKKNKA from the coding sequence ATGGAGAATTTAAAAAATAAGCGGATAGCGATATTAGTAACAGATGGATTTGAAGAAATTGAATTGACTAGCCCAAGAGAAGCCCTGGAAAATGCAGGCGCCAAAACAGACATTATATCACCGGCTAAAGGAAAAGTACGTGCAAAAAATGGGGATGAATGGTCAACTGACTATCCTGTCGATGTTGCTCTGCAGGAGGCAGAAGAGAATCGATATGACGGCTTGCTGCTACCAGGCGGGGTCATCAATCCTGATAAATTAAGGACGAATAAAACGGCTATTGCATTGATCAATGCTTTCTGGGAACGGGATAAACCGATCGCAGCCATTTGCCATGGACCCCAATTACTGATTAATGCAGATCTGGTTCGTGACAAAAAAATAACCTCCGTCGAAGCCATTCAAATGGACCTGATTAATGCAGGCGCATTATGGGAAGACAGCGAAGTGGTGATTGACGACAAACTTATTACAAGTCGCACGCCCGACGATCTACCCGCTTTTAATAAAGCCATCATCAAAGCGTTTGCGACAGAAAAAAAGAACAAAGCGTAG